From Micromonospora echinospora, one genomic window encodes:
- a CDS encoding vWA domain-containing protein translates to MVSGRSTARPWLPYTAAIVAGFAVITAAYVIARPAADVECTPLEVSSSIEKDVLLGELAERYNKSDRRVGGGCVVVTVHGLASGAATDALAGEWEVKQPGLPRPQVWLPTSSLWTGQLTLLDEAAGRPAQTPGQYPSIANSPLVIAMPQPKGELIQQQGPLGWGEILGSSGRTGWAAFGRPEWGRFTFGKVNPHQSTSGLAATIASYYAAINRASDLTEHDLANPAVAQFVRRIEANVSHYSDDIVDLLRDRAEADLSGTAAPTDMSAVVTQEELVYQYNEGELSPTRGKKPKVPLVAVYPKEGTFNLDHPYVVLPSASPEQRDAAADFLTFLREPPQQQSFSQHGFRDHERKASGPLTASVGGRGAQELTYFEPPEPTVVKAILAGWGTLRKKANILLAVDTSGSMNAKIGDRTRFQVATGAAAKGFGLLNSEDQVALWSFSSETRQRPRSPYSEEVRLSAFDQKALTKEIDSLHVEGGTALYATVRAAHRHMLDRYDQSRINAVVVLTDGQNEYNKDNDLARLLRDVALDPDRPIKIFCIAFDEKSDFDTLDQIAKASAGKAFDARDPAKIDDAFVKLVSSF, encoded by the coding sequence ATGGTTTCAGGTCGATCGACTGCCCGGCCGTGGTTGCCGTACACCGCGGCCATCGTGGCCGGGTTCGCGGTCATCACGGCGGCCTACGTGATCGCCCGGCCGGCGGCGGACGTCGAGTGCACGCCGTTGGAGGTCAGCTCGTCGATCGAGAAGGACGTGCTCCTCGGCGAGCTGGCGGAACGCTACAACAAGAGCGATCGCCGGGTCGGCGGCGGGTGCGTCGTCGTGACGGTGCACGGGCTCGCCTCCGGTGCGGCGACGGACGCGCTGGCCGGCGAGTGGGAGGTCAAGCAGCCCGGCCTGCCACGACCACAGGTGTGGTTGCCGACGTCCAGCCTGTGGACCGGGCAGTTGACGTTGCTCGACGAGGCCGCCGGACGTCCCGCGCAGACCCCCGGCCAGTACCCGTCGATCGCGAACAGCCCGCTGGTCATCGCCATGCCGCAGCCGAAGGGTGAGCTGATCCAACAGCAGGGTCCCCTCGGCTGGGGCGAGATCCTGGGCTCGTCGGGGCGCACGGGCTGGGCCGCCTTCGGTCGCCCCGAGTGGGGGCGGTTCACCTTCGGCAAGGTCAACCCGCACCAGTCCACCTCCGGCCTGGCGGCCACGATCGCGTCGTACTACGCGGCCATCAACCGGGCCAGCGATCTCACCGAACATGACCTCGCGAATCCGGCGGTAGCCCAGTTCGTCCGCCGCATCGAGGCCAATGTGTCCCACTACAGCGACGACATCGTGGATCTGCTGAGGGACCGCGCCGAGGCGGACCTGTCCGGCACGGCGGCCCCGACGGACATGAGCGCGGTGGTGACGCAGGAGGAGTTGGTCTACCAGTACAACGAAGGGGAGCTGAGCCCGACCCGGGGCAAGAAGCCGAAGGTTCCGCTGGTCGCGGTCTATCCGAAGGAGGGCACGTTCAACCTCGACCACCCGTACGTGGTGCTTCCCTCGGCCAGCCCGGAGCAGCGTGACGCCGCTGCCGACTTCCTGACGTTCCTCCGGGAGCCGCCGCAGCAGCAGAGCTTCAGCCAGCACGGGTTCCGCGACCACGAGCGGAAGGCGTCCGGGCCGCTGACCGCCTCCGTCGGCGGGCGCGGGGCCCAGGAACTCACCTACTTCGAACCGCCGGAGCCCACCGTGGTCAAGGCGATCCTCGCCGGCTGGGGCACGCTGCGCAAGAAGGCGAACATCCTGCTGGCCGTCGACACGTCCGGTTCGATGAACGCGAAGATCGGTGACCGGACCAGGTTCCAGGTGGCGACCGGGGCCGCCGCCAAGGGCTTCGGCCTCCTGAACTCCGAGGACCAGGTCGCCCTCTGGTCGTTCTCGTCGGAGACGAGACAGCGGCCGAGGTCACCGTACAGCGAGGAGGTCCGGCTGTCGGCGTTCGACCAGAAGGCGCTCACCAAGGAGATCGACAGCCTCCACGTCGAGGGTGGCACCGCGCTGTACGCCACCGTACGGGCGGCGCACCGGCACATGCTCGACCGCTACGACCAGTCCCGGATCAACGCGGTGGTCGTCCTGACGGACGGCCAGAACGAGTACAACAAGGACAACGATCTCGCCCGGCTGCTCCGCGATGTCGCGTTGGACCCGGACCGACCGATCAAGATCTTCTGCATCGCCTTCGACGAGAAGTCCGACTTCGACACGCTGGACCAGATCGCCAAGGCGTCCGCCGGCAAGGCGTTCGACGCCCGCGACCCGGCGAAGATCGACGATGCGTTCGTCAAGCTGGTCAGTAGCTTCTGA
- a CDS encoding FtsX-like permease family protein translates to MSAAGTPGRRGPTAWIDDLALGVRLSVAGGRSGWARLAMIAAGVGLGVAMLLAATAMPTAGAARSDRSAAREPGPRVTAPGPDTLLHGEVPSQWGAIRIDGRLLQPEGDRAPVPPGLERHPAPGEMVVSPALAALLDSPDAGLLRERWDARVVGTIAPEGLAGPSDHLFYQGADHLDADSYGVARIDRFGGQDFGEPGGLPPALLVLAILGLVVLLLPVMIFVTTAVRFGSESRDRQLAAIRLVGADGATTRRIAAGETLAGTVLGMVVGALLFLASRHLVGDLLPAGYDFFPADLRPVPALVALVALAVPTAAVLVTLSALRRVMIEPLGVVRRGGERRRRLWWRLLPPAAGLLLLVPLLDGLPENGDALVEARITAGVTLLLVGVVLLLPWLVQVVVRRLGGGGVAWELAVRRLQLDSDTAVRAVAGIAVSVAGIVAVQGLLGSTQTAFAGRHGDTDRFQASVAFYGQPAGWPAGRAASALADTPGVDAVDAVSHLRTDPDAPDPVSVRIAGCDALRHYADLPTCADGDSFVAAGRDRPAIAPGTTLTFQDEGVESRWTVPTGMRGVAQYDPLLGTDILVTPGAFDAAHEPYTFLVGLDPAEPEAVEHLRNTVHRIDPFAHLLDFDDPYHDSVFAMVERALRAGAVALLLLIGASMLVNVLEQLRERRRLLAVLAAFGTRRRTLSGSVLYQVAIPVLLGLSLAVATGSALAAILLAVVDEPIAFDWAAIAGVAGTAAVMVLAVTAATLPLLWRLTRAEGLRAE, encoded by the coding sequence GTGAGCGCCGCCGGCACGCCCGGGCGTCGCGGCCCGACGGCGTGGATCGACGACCTGGCGCTCGGGGTGCGGCTGAGCGTGGCCGGCGGCCGGTCCGGCTGGGCCCGGCTCGCCATGATCGCCGCCGGGGTGGGGTTGGGGGTGGCGATGCTGCTGGCCGCCACCGCCATGCCCACCGCCGGCGCCGCCCGCTCCGACCGGAGCGCCGCGCGGGAGCCGGGCCCCCGGGTGACGGCGCCCGGCCCGGACACCCTGCTCCACGGCGAGGTCCCCTCCCAGTGGGGGGCGATCCGCATCGACGGTCGCCTCCTCCAGCCGGAGGGGGACCGGGCGCCGGTGCCACCCGGCCTGGAGCGGCACCCCGCCCCCGGGGAGATGGTGGTCTCGCCGGCCCTCGCCGCGCTGCTGGACTCCCCGGACGCCGGCCTGCTGCGCGAGCGGTGGGACGCCCGGGTGGTCGGCACCATCGCGCCGGAGGGACTCGCCGGCCCGAGTGACCACCTCTTCTACCAGGGTGCCGACCACCTCGATGCCGACTCCTACGGGGTGGCCCGGATCGACAGGTTCGGCGGGCAGGACTTCGGGGAGCCCGGGGGCCTGCCCCCGGCGCTGCTGGTGCTGGCCATCCTCGGGCTGGTGGTCCTGCTGCTGCCGGTCATGATCTTCGTGACGACCGCGGTACGGTTCGGCAGCGAGAGCCGGGACCGCCAACTGGCCGCGATCCGCCTGGTCGGCGCGGACGGCGCCACGACCCGCCGGATCGCCGCCGGGGAGACCCTGGCCGGCACCGTGCTGGGGATGGTCGTCGGCGCGCTCCTCTTCCTCGCGTCCCGCCACCTGGTCGGCGACCTCCTCCCGGCCGGGTACGACTTCTTCCCCGCCGACCTGCGTCCGGTGCCCGCCCTGGTCGCGCTGGTCGCGCTGGCCGTGCCCACCGCCGCCGTCCTGGTCACCCTCTCCGCGCTCAGGCGGGTGATGATCGAGCCGCTCGGTGTGGTCCGGCGCGGCGGTGAGCGACGCCGCCGGCTCTGGTGGCGGCTCCTCCCCCCGGCGGCCGGCCTGCTCCTGCTCGTCCCGCTGCTCGACGGGCTGCCGGAGAACGGCGACGCCCTGGTCGAGGCACGGATCACCGCCGGGGTGACCCTCCTGCTGGTCGGCGTCGTGCTGCTGCTGCCCTGGCTGGTCCAGGTGGTCGTCCGTCGGCTCGGTGGCGGCGGCGTCGCGTGGGAACTCGCGGTGCGCCGGCTGCAACTCGACAGCGACACCGCGGTACGGGCGGTCGCCGGCATCGCGGTCTCCGTGGCCGGCATCGTCGCCGTCCAGGGCCTGCTCGGCTCGACGCAGACGGCCTTCGCCGGCAGGCACGGTGACACCGACCGGTTCCAGGCCTCCGTCGCCTTCTACGGTCAGCCGGCGGGGTGGCCGGCGGGACGCGCCGCCTCGGCCCTCGCCGACACCCCCGGGGTCGACGCCGTCGACGCCGTCTCGCACCTGCGCACCGACCCGGACGCGCCGGACCCGGTCAGCGTGCGGATCGCCGGCTGCGACGCGCTGCGGCACTACGCCGACCTGCCGACCTGCGCCGACGGCGACAGTTTCGTCGCCGCCGGGCGGGATCGGCCGGCGATCGCCCCCGGAACGACGTTGACGTTCCAGGACGAGGGCGTGGAGTCCCGGTGGACCGTGCCGACCGGCATGCGCGGTGTCGCGCAGTACGACCCGCTCCTCGGCACCGACATCCTGGTCACCCCGGGAGCCTTCGACGCCGCGCACGAGCCGTACACGTTCCTGGTGGGACTGGATCCCGCCGAGCCGGAGGCGGTCGAGCACCTCCGCAACACCGTGCACCGGATCGACCCGTTCGCTCACCTGCTGGACTTCGACGACCCGTACCACGACAGCGTGTTCGCCATGGTCGAACGGGCGCTGCGGGCCGGCGCGGTCGCCCTGCTGCTGCTCATCGGCGCGAGCATGCTGGTCAACGTCCTGGAACAGCTCCGGGAGCGGCGGCGGCTGCTGGCGGTGCTCGCCGCGTTCGGCACCCGCCGTCGGACCCTCTCCGGATCGGTGCTCTACCAGGTGGCGATCCCGGTGCTGCTGGGGCTCTCCCTGGCCGTCGCCACCGGTAGCGCCCTGGCCGCGATCCTGCTCGCCGTGGTCGACGAACCCATCGCGTTCGACTGGGCGGCGATCGCCGGGGTCGCCGGCACGGCCGCGGTGATGGTGTTGGCCGTCACGGCCGCCACTCTGCCGCTGCTCTGGCGGCTGACCAGGGCCGAGGGGCTGCGCGCCGAGTAG
- a CDS encoding ABC transporter ATP-binding protein, translated as MTTPRTGSPLLVADDLTKTFGVTTALDNASIQVHAGEVLALMGPSGSGKSTLLHCLAGIVAPDSGRVTYAGQDVSAMSDVRRSALRRTEFGFVFQFGQLVPELTCLENVALPLRLTGVGRREAHRRATDLLTRLEVADVARKRPGQASGGQGQRVAVARALVTDPKVVFADEPTGALDSLNGERVMQLLVTAARETGTAVVLVTHEARVAAYSDREAVVRDGRVRDPEYAR; from the coding sequence TTGACCACCCCGCGCACCGGCTCGCCGCTGCTGGTGGCCGACGACCTGACCAAGACCTTCGGCGTCACCACGGCCCTGGACAACGCCTCGATCCAGGTGCACGCCGGGGAGGTGCTGGCCCTGATGGGCCCCTCCGGTTCCGGCAAGTCGACCCTGCTGCACTGCCTGGCCGGGATCGTCGCCCCGGACTCCGGTCGGGTGACCTACGCCGGCCAGGACGTCTCCGCGATGTCGGACGTACGGCGCAGCGCGCTGCGCCGTACCGAGTTCGGGTTCGTCTTCCAGTTCGGGCAGCTCGTGCCCGAACTGACCTGCCTGGAGAACGTGGCGCTGCCGCTGCGCCTGACCGGCGTCGGTCGGCGGGAGGCGCACCGACGGGCGACCGACCTGCTCACCCGCCTCGAGGTAGCCGACGTGGCGCGCAAGCGGCCCGGCCAGGCCTCCGGCGGGCAGGGCCAGCGGGTCGCGGTGGCCCGTGCGCTGGTCACCGACCCCAAGGTGGTCTTCGCCGACGAGCCGACCGGCGCCCTCGACTCGCTCAACGGTGAGCGGGTGATGCAGCTCCTCGTCACGGCCGCCCGTGAGACCGGCACGGCGGTCGTGCTGGTCACCCACGAGGCGCGGGTGGCGGCGTACTCCGATCGGGAGGCCGTGGTCCGCGACGGCCGGGTCCGCGACCCGGAGTACGCGCGGTGA
- a CDS encoding PadR family transcriptional regulator, with protein MSVGFALLGLLERGPRHGYDLKRSYDDQFGHGRSLHYGQVYSTLARLLKNGLVEVESEPGDGPDRKRYAITAAGVTDVERWLAQPEQPEVYLQSRLYTKVVLALLTGRDAADLLDVQRATHLKHMRELTNRKLSGDFADQLVCDHALFHLEADLRWLELTAARLDQLRAQVRKENR; from the coding sequence ATGTCTGTTGGCTTTGCCTTGCTGGGCCTGTTGGAGCGCGGCCCTCGACACGGTTACGACCTGAAGCGCTCGTACGACGACCAGTTCGGCCACGGTCGGTCGCTGCACTACGGCCAGGTCTACTCGACGCTGGCCCGGCTGCTCAAGAACGGCCTCGTCGAGGTCGAGTCGGAGCCCGGCGACGGCCCGGACCGAAAGCGGTACGCGATCACCGCAGCCGGCGTCACCGACGTGGAGCGCTGGCTCGCGCAACCGGAGCAGCCCGAGGTCTACCTGCAGAGCAGGCTCTACACCAAGGTCGTCCTGGCGCTGCTCACCGGCCGGGACGCGGCCGACCTGCTCGACGTCCAGCGGGCCACGCACCTCAAGCACATGCGGGAACTGACCAACCGCAAGCTCTCCGGCGACTTCGCCGACCAGCTCGTCTGTGACCACGCCCTGTTCCACCTGGAGGCCGACCTGCGTTGGCTGGAGCTGACCGCCGCCCGGCTGGACCAGCTCCGCGCCCAGGTGCGGAAGGAGAACCGTTGA
- a CDS encoding ArsR/SmtB family transcription factor: MAYVGDVSTRANLPQISPLAGEPIKRADAERLAGVLKAFADPARLRLLSLIQSTPEGEASVTDLTAPLGLSQPTVSHHLRILTEAGLLEREKRGVWAYYRLVPSAIATVAELLTPPRKRSTRRSR, encoded by the coding sequence ATGGCATATGTGGGAGATGTGTCGACTAGAGCTAATTTGCCGCAAATCTCGCCGCTCGCGGGCGAGCCGATCAAACGCGCTGACGCCGAGCGGCTCGCGGGGGTCCTGAAGGCCTTCGCGGACCCCGCCCGACTGCGGCTGCTCAGCCTGATCCAGTCGACCCCCGAGGGCGAGGCGTCCGTGACCGACCTGACCGCGCCGCTCGGGCTCTCGCAGCCCACGGTCAGTCACCACCTGCGCATCCTCACCGAGGCCGGCCTGCTGGAGCGGGAGAAGCGCGGTGTCTGGGCGTACTACCGGCTGGTGCCCAGCGCGATCGCGACGGTCGCGGAACTCCTGACCCCGCCACGCAAGCGCTCGACGCGGAGGAGCCGCTGA
- a CDS encoding pentapeptide repeat-containing protein, translating to MVGLSTRRGPDGWRPPAQPKPPSTLDLATAEHAVLADDATSRRLGLVDLDLSGQSADEVEFVQCRFRRTDLSGVRLAGARFTDCLFESTNLANLRAEKSSMQRVRLSTVRMTGVQWINGAVRDVTVSDCRLDLSSWRFTTFSRVTFEGCNLTRADFQNADLRGARFTRCDLTGAQFSQSTMAGTRFADCVLAGIGGVTSMSGAVLAQQDLAALSYTLARALGIRIEGPDDA from the coding sequence ATGGTGGGACTGTCGACGCGTCGTGGTCCGGACGGTTGGCGACCGCCGGCCCAGCCGAAGCCGCCGTCGACGCTGGACCTGGCCACCGCCGAGCACGCCGTCCTCGCCGACGACGCCACGTCGCGGCGGCTGGGCCTGGTCGACCTCGACCTGTCCGGGCAGTCGGCGGACGAGGTCGAGTTCGTCCAGTGCCGGTTCCGGCGTACGGATCTCAGCGGTGTCCGGCTGGCCGGCGCGCGGTTCACCGACTGCCTGTTCGAGAGCACGAACCTGGCGAACCTGCGGGCGGAGAAGTCGTCGATGCAGCGGGTCCGGCTGTCGACGGTGCGCATGACCGGGGTGCAGTGGATCAACGGCGCGGTCCGGGACGTTACGGTCTCGGATTGCCGGCTGGACCTGTCGTCGTGGCGGTTCACGACCTTCTCCCGGGTGACGTTCGAGGGGTGCAACCTGACCCGGGCGGACTTCCAGAACGCGGACCTCCGCGGCGCCCGGTTCACCCGCTGCGACCTGACCGGCGCGCAGTTCTCCCAGTCGACGATGGCGGGTACCCGCTTCGCCGACTGTGTGCTGGCCGGGATCGGCGGGGTGACCAGCATGAGCGGGGCGGTCCTCGCCCAGCAGGACCTGGCCGCCCTGTCGTACACCCTGGCCAGGGCGTTGGGTATCCGGATCGAGGGCCCCGACGACGCGTAG
- a CDS encoding cytochrome P450 — translation MTEVRDAAHDECLRIVRASGGTLAWHVSCYELVRSLLGDERLGLAHPVPRLASRLLDSPMVGPLDVTPEQERAQHDLMRQVMQTIASWRASQRLRHIVEAVVDTHVRRLVEAPRPANFHELVAVPVPRAIAGAILGVPDEDQEHLGVLVERTHDDHDRRGASAAVSELQGYMLRQLRGRVRAPRDDLLTVLSRADRSGDGNPAPPMQNLAALILIAGSVTPTSVIDHGLVLLLSHPEQRPLLDDEDLAPGLIDEIVRVRSFVPPRPGADPPNGLSRYANTSFQLADAQINVGDLMILDTHRANFDETQFGDPYDFDGRRPTNPHLGFGYGRHRCPGANLARLELELLYRAVFRRLPTIRLAVPTDELLSQIRRDGGVVRTLPVTWD, via the coding sequence ATGACCGAGGTCCGGGACGCGGCGCACGACGAGTGCCTACGGATCGTCCGGGCCTCCGGCGGGACGCTCGCCTGGCACGTCAGTTGCTACGAACTGGTCCGGTCACTGCTCGGGGACGAGCGGCTCGGCCTGGCGCACCCGGTACCCCGGCTCGCCTCCCGCCTGCTGGACTCGCCGATGGTCGGGCCCCTCGACGTCACACCGGAACAGGAGCGCGCCCAGCACGACCTGATGCGGCAGGTCATGCAGACCATCGCGAGCTGGCGCGCCTCCCAGCGGCTCAGGCACATCGTCGAGGCGGTGGTCGACACCCACGTGCGACGTCTCGTCGAGGCCCCACGGCCGGCGAACTTCCACGAACTCGTCGCCGTCCCGGTCCCCCGGGCCATCGCCGGCGCGATCCTCGGCGTACCCGACGAGGACCAGGAGCACCTCGGCGTCCTCGTCGAACGTACCCACGACGACCACGACCGGCGGGGCGCGAGCGCGGCCGTGTCGGAGTTGCAGGGCTACATGCTGCGGCAGCTCCGGGGGCGGGTCCGCGCCCCCCGGGACGACCTGCTGACGGTCCTGTCCCGGGCGGACCGGTCCGGTGACGGCAACCCCGCCCCGCCGATGCAGAACCTCGCCGCCCTCATCCTGATCGCCGGCAGCGTCACCCCCACCTCGGTCATCGATCACGGACTGGTGCTGTTGCTCTCCCACCCCGAGCAACGGCCGCTGCTCGACGACGAGGACCTCGCCCCGGGGCTGATCGACGAGATCGTCCGGGTCCGCTCCTTCGTGCCGCCCCGACCGGGGGCGGATCCACCGAACGGCCTGTCCCGCTACGCGAACACCAGCTTCCAACTCGCCGACGCGCAGATCAACGTCGGGGACCTGATGATCCTCGACACGCACCGGGCGAACTTCGACGAGACCCAGTTCGGCGATCCGTACGACTTCGACGGGCGCCGGCCGACCAACCCGCACCTGGGGTTCGGCTACGGACGGCACCGCTGCCCCGGGGCCAACCTGGCCCGGCTCGAACTCGAACTGCTCTACCGGGCCGTCTTCCGCAGGCTGCCGACGATCAGGCTCGCCGTGCCGACCGACGAACTGCTCAGCCAGATCCGCCGGGACGGTGGCGTCGTGCGGACGCTGCCCGTCACCTGGGACTGA